A stretch of Hoplias malabaricus isolate fHopMal1 chromosome 10, fHopMal1.hap1, whole genome shotgun sequence DNA encodes these proteins:
- the LOC136708772 gene encoding histone-lysine N-methyltransferase ASH1L-like isoform X3: MDGKRKCDLPTPTQEKEGENEKKTKKRKSKAEEVNTSSKEPECQNQDLKEEDNTESNLKIKMELGTKRTKKPPKSLENFICRPIIRVSQKAGPETGDGTRAKSKGSSQTHQLSKNKCHKAPKTCSSTSTNQTQSAQSPSSVTLDSDFPNIVAAKKDLPKQTKEKTDLKSELTLEEPLKAQPQSLSKQSILHRMTPNTPPKQTTSHTNASISPTPSQQYCSTQEGIKVLNESLIQQTKSLSNCSQGSPSETKEKPCKRNLVLPKKTCKLKKKVSKHTDSNSEINLNVNANKKEDENCVVNSGHLQTSDTSNSRASKHNNSQKVCIQWQTHHVNDQPEYLPSVQEDGSSSPCKCTTNNLSETSNGIIGQNEMPDLSRTLEMTGKSCQAFPDLEQQKDTRLEESLEDEHGKRIKDCPNQEDMKLHCLSGSSKITQIPFHPANSSTNGSASHKKKDKKSSQKQKFRNLHSSKMSNITNGNNHGPTELQDNSQNDTPNTLFPVQCEQKILGQLPKSNQSKDLPSSEASPKNLQARKRGRPKVNKLEVPSQGSNLSLSVTKYSDNKGPDPEPVKQPGSLRARKRGRPKRSFSTQPVSTLKKQVTGDQHATSEDKMRDSQQKSHRSNRVIMKTIIRKINKMKMKRRDQVLTQILLGQKQRDSIDLPQERSGVESCSPASPATHSLSSLVTSFGGKLGPQINVSKRGTIYMGKRRGRKPKCEKDFNQILSPNYHQMSADTANSYTMNQLLESQNNPSSLKKSTSSCPGRSSLLNTQKAKATSFIQLSELQKVRSETVFSSNIGVGVNDSSTLDRRDRETNGRLAASSGFSSTLATGPVFTMSGLQGNNSLKGKSKALSSFSSEHVSSTHLSVGSGRTQDSNGTHIAKPPISFTSQDAHKFKCHRRGHHCLSHDKLRRHKCKKKYMQLRAKRQDPDLLAEVEDLVVRLKEIHIVHHITRKRTENDGSTVGRKGVKSKTQTHDPQCLQDKVHPPTMFQINLSGYYSPHSTLSCDPLHYVRMANMRKKHSCSSEPNEHIVTHFPVVHKLGYPVSGGGFFHPSYKVPFTTTSLGFGLYRGYPSATPLYPSSFPSSYMHHYPKNPIISPSKFHKKKAKIPKQDSTGHWGRKSFGTSYPRMTPNVCDCFSRQCWQREKAREGRDEHGRKKVREQDIEWVLRHNKLPKDSKNARDCPSSFAVFSKLPNKDKSFPSNLRQRAEVRWSEHQPPWRCLGGFESELGNRSLNKELNSNDLEDTLEEPESDEEIATPQQSSRTHSFLKQPKLFSQRKIRKGNGFASASVMIRDQDGKFVQDFSSLLDKRAGYVQASSLHFLGKHQCSSSRDPENFQRNPKGHKARSRPLILEESGQTSDQTLTHFMQEHAQPLYKQHRNPGSTRAKLTQHFKSSQAKNHGSEAKKRGPGRPRKNPPLSPHNTVSSPPCLFPVPQSQPSFPEKSESAGNEGSDRQQNNTALNVTEALIHGEQRKRGHKRKNSEKDDGQNAMNEEKDCPLIFHSSSALIPPSPEIETPENTDSEDSQSEKTSAYPANKKYLWAGLYSDDFKTEDVQEPQQLSLECVDYVDYDPEEHEHGLLPPPLHVGKYLRLKRIDFQLPYDIHWLCAHNKLFEKPDNSPPAKSCSSPCKDPNENIDDGTHTRPIDSNNLTDVEQEKEEEDQQLFQQQEGSQDNENFPSPLSTDERSFVMKHGVFLVRNYEKMRARQAVLLQRERLRDQEKEDEEEEEEREEKRSVQNEDAGSGEESNIQTGV; this comes from the exons ATGGATGGGAAAAGGAAATGTGATTTACCTACACCGACACAAGAGAAAGAAGGGGAGAatgagaagaaaacaaaaaaaaggaagagcAAAGCAGAAGAAGTGAACACCTCCTCTAAAGAACCCGAATGCCAAAATCAAGATCTGAAAGAAGAAGACAATACAGAATCTAATTTGAAAATCAAGATGGAACTTGGAACTAAACGAACAAAGAAGCCTCCCAAAAGCCTTGAGAACTTTATTTGTCGTCCAATTATACGAGTGTCTCAGAAAGCTGGACCTGAAACAGGGGATGGAACAAGGGCTAAAAGCAAAGGCTCTTCACAGACACATCAACTTTCCAAGAACAAATGCCACAAGGCACCAAAAACATGCTCATCTACAAGTACAAATCAAACACAATCAGCACAATCTCCTTCATCTGTTACGTTGGATTCAGATTTCCCAAATATCGTGGCAGCTAAGAAG GATCTTCCAAAACAAACTAAAGAGAAGACAGATTTAAAATCAGAGTTAACACTAGAGGAACCTCTCAAAGCTCAGCCACAATCATTGAGCAAACAGTCCATTCTTCACAGGATGACTCCAAATACTCCTCCTAAGCAGACAACCTCCCACACAAATGcttctatatctcctacaccatcACAACAATACTGCAGTACACAAGAGGGCATCAAAGTTCTTAATGAGAGCCTTATACAGCAAACTAAGTCCCTTTCAAACTGCAGCCAAGGAAGTCCAAGTGAAACCAAGGAGAAACCCTGTAAAAGAAACTTAGTGCTCCCTAAAAAAACAtgcaagcttaaaaaaaaagtttcaaaacACACTGACAGTAATtcagaaattaatttaaatgtaaatgcaaataaaaaagaagatgAAAATTGTGTGGTCAATTCAGGACACCTCCAGACCAGTGATACAAGTAATTCCAGGGCAAGTAAACATAACAATAGCCAAAAGGTTTGCATACAATGGCAAACTCATCATGTAAATGACCAGCCTGAATATCTCCCGTCTGTCCAGGAAGATGGTTCCTCATCCCCATGTAAGTGTACTACCAACAACTTGTCAGAAACTAGCAATGGGATTATAGGACAGAACGAAATGCCGGACCTAAGTCGGACTTTGGAAATGACCGGGAAGTCATGCCAAGCATTTCCTGATCTTGAGCAACAGAAGGATACACGCTTGGAAGAATCACTTGAAGATGAACATGGAAAGAGAATCAAGGATTGTCCAAACCAAGAGGATATGAAATTGCATTGTTTATCAGGTTCATCAAAAATCACCCAAATACCTTTTCATCCAGCAAATTCCTCAACAAATGGGTCTGCTTCACATAAAAAGAAGGAcaaaaaatcctcacagaaacaaAAGTTTAGGAATCTTCACAGTAGCAAAATGTCCAACATAACTAATGGGAATAACCATGGTCCAACAGAACTGCAGGATAACTCACAGAATGATACTCCAAATACACTCTTCCCTGTTCAATGTGAGCAAAAAATACTGGGACAGCTTCCCAAATCAAATCAATCCAAAGATTTACCTTCCTCAGAAGCATCCCCTAAAAACCTCCAGGCTAGAAAAAGGGGTCGCCCTAAAGTAAACAAGCTGGAAGTACCTTCACAGGGAAGCAATTTGTCACTGTCAGTGACAAAATATTCTGATAATAAAGGACCAGATCCAGAACCGGTCAAACAACCAGGGTCTCTTAGGGCTAGAAAACGAGGACGCCCCAAAAGGTCTTTTTCAACTCAGCCAGTGTCAACCTTAAAGAAACAAGTCACAGGAGACCAGCATGCAACATCTGAAGACAAGATGAGAGACTCTCAACAAAAGAGCCACAGAAGCAATAGGGTCATTATGAAAACGATCATTCGAAAGATAAATAAGATGAAAATGAAGAGGAGAGATCAAGTGCTCACACAAATCCTTCTGGGACAGAAGCAGCGTGATAGTATAGACCTTCCACAGGAAAGAAGTGGAGTAGAGTCGTGCAGTCCAGCCTCTCCAGCTACACATTCTTTGTCCTCCCTAGTAACATCTTTTGGAGGCAAGCTCGGTCCTCAGATTAATGTCAGCAAAAGAGGCACCATTTACATGGGAAAGAGGAGAGGTCGCAAACCAAAATGTGAAAAAGACTTCAACCAAATTCTCTCCCCAAATTATCACCAAATGTCGGCAGATACTGCTAATTCATACACTATGAACCAATTGTTAGAGTCCCAAAATAATCCCAGCAGCCTCAAAAAAAGTACTTCTTCATGCCCTGGCAGGAGTTCCCTGCTGAATACCCAGAAAGCCAAAGCAACCTCCTTTATACAGCTCAGTGAACTACAAAAGGTTCGCTCAGAAACAGTGTTCTCGTCCAACATTGGTGTGGGAGTTAATGATAGCAGCACATTAGACAGAAGAGACAGGGAAACAAATGGCAGGTTGGCGGCAAGCTCTGGATTTTCCTCAACATTGGCGACAGGTCCAGTATTCACAATGTCTGGCCTTCAAGGGAATAATTCCCTTAAAGGAAAATCAAAAgctctttcttccttttcttcaGAGCATGTCTCGTCTACTCATTTGTCTGTAGGCTCTGGTCGGACCCAAGATTCCAATGGGACACATATTGCCAAACCCCCAATTTCATTCACAAGCCAAGATGCACACAAGTTTAAGTGCCATAGAAGAGGGCATCACTGCCTAAGTCATGACAAGCTTAGGAGGCATAAATGCAAGAAGAAGTACATGCAACTCAGGGCCAAAAGGCAAGACCCAGACCTTCTTGCCGAGGTTGAAGATCTAGTTGTCAGGCTTAAGGAGATCCATATTGTGCACCACATCACTCGAAAAAGGACTGAAAATGATGGTAGCACTGTTGGAAGAAAAGGAGTGAAGAGCAAAACCCAAACTCATGATCCCCAGTGCCTACAAGATAAAGTGCATCCTCCAACCATGTTTCAAATTAACTTAAGTGGATATTACTCACCCCACTCTACCTTATCCTGTGACCCTCTTCAttatgttagaatggcaaatatgaggaagaagcaTAGCTGCTCTTCTGAGCCAAATGAACATATTGTTACACACTTCCCTGTCGTGCACAAGCTTGGGTACCCAGTCTCAGGTGGTGGGTTTTTCCACCCATCTTACAAAGTACCATTCACGACCACCTCACTTGGTTTTGGACTTTATCGAGGATACCCATCTGCTACACCATTATATCCATCCTCCTTTCCATCATCATATATGCATCACTACCCTAAAAATCCCATTATAAGCCCATCTAAGTTCCACAAGAAGAAAGCCAAGATCCCAAAACAAGACTCTACAGGACACTGGGGAAGAAAATCATTCGGGACGTCGTACCCCAGGATGACCCCTAACGtttgtgactgtttcagtaGACAATGTTGGCAACGGGAGAAGGCCAGAGAAGGAAGGGATGAACATGGCAGAAAGAAAGTAAGAGAGCAGGATATTGAGTGGGTTCTTCGGCATAATAAACTTCCAAAGGACAGTAAAAATGCAAGGGACTGTCCTTCATCATTTGCTGTGTTCTCAAAGCTACCGAACAAAGACAAGAGCTTTCCATCAAATCTAAGACAGAGGGCAGAAGTAAGATGGTCGGAGCATCAGCCACCTTGGCGATGTTTAGGGGGTTTTGAATCAGAGCTTGGCAACAGAAGCTTAAACAAAGAATTAAATTCAAATGACCTTGAGGACACTCTGGAAGAGCCTGAGAGTGATGAGGAGATTGCAACACCTCAGCAATCAAGTAGGACACATTCTTTTCTGAAGCAGCCTAAACTTTTCAGTCAGAGAAAGATCAGAAAGGGTAATGGATTCGCCAGTGCCTCAGTGATGATAAGGGATCAAGATGGGAAATTCGTACAGGATTTTTCTTCTTTACTAGACAAGAGAGCAG GTTACGTACAGGCTTCCAGTCTACACTTCCTTGGAAAGCATCAGTGCAGTAGTTCCAGAGACCCAGAGAACTTTCAGAGGAACCCGAAGGGACATAAAGCCAGGAGCAGGCCTTTAATCCTGGAAGAAAGTGGCCAAACCTCTGACCAAACCTTGACACATTTTATGCAAGAACATGCACAGCCTCTTTATAAACAGCACAGAAATCCTGGGTCTACAAGAGCAAAGCTAACTCAGCATTTCAAATCCTCCCAAGCGAAGAATCATGGCAGCGAGGCAAAGAAAAGAGGACCAGGACGACCAAGGAAAAACCCTCCTCTCTCCCCTCACAACACG gtGTCCTCTCCTCCATGTTTGTTCCCTGTACCTCAGTCCCAGCCTTCATTCCCTGAAAAGTCAGAGAGTGCAGGAAACGAAGGGAGTGATAGACAACAGAACAACACAGCGTTAAACGTGACAGAGGCATTGATTCATGGAGAGCAGAGAAAGCGAGGACATAAAAGAAAGAATTCTGAAAAAGATGATGGTCAGAATGCAATGAATGAGGAGAAAGATTGTCCCTTAATTTTCCATTCTTCCTCCGCTCTCATTCCTCCATCACCTGAGATCGAAACCCCTGAGAACACAGACTCCGAGGACAGCCAATCCGAGAAGACCTCCGCCTATCCTGCCAATAAGAAGTACTTGTGGGCAGGGCTTTACTCTGATGATTTTAAAACAGAAGA tgttCAAGAGCCACAGCAGCTTAGCCTTGAGTGTGTAGATTATGTAGATTATGATCCAGAGGAACATGAGCATGGTCTTTTGCCTCCTCCTTTACACGTGG GAAAGTACCTGAGATTAAAGCGGATTGACTTTCAGTTACCATACGACATCCACTGGCTCTGTGCACACAACAAG CTGTTTGAAAAGCCTGACAATTCACCACCTGCAAAATCATGTA GTAGTCCCTGTAAAGACCCAAATGAGAACATTGATGATGGCACACACACCAG GCCCATAGACAGTAATAACTTGACAGATGTGGAACAGGAGAAGGAGGAAGAAGACCAACAGCTCTTCCAGCAACAG gAGGGAAGCCAAGACAATGAGAATTTCCCCTCGCCGTTATCTACAGATGAGAG GAGTTTTGTGATGAAACATGGTGTTTTCCTGGTGCGTAATTACGAGAAGATGAGGGCAAGACAGGCTGTGCTGCTGCAGAGGGAGAGATTGAGGGATCAAGAGAAAgaagacgaggaggaggaggaggagagggaggagaaaagGAGTGTACAGAACGAGGATGCTGGAAGTGGAGAAGAATCTAACATTCAGACAg GTGTGTGA
- the LOC136708772 gene encoding histone-lysine N-methyltransferase ASH1L-like isoform X1, whose protein sequence is MDGKRKCDLPTPTQEKEGENEKKTKKRKSKAEEVNTSSKEPECQNQDLKEEDNTESNLKIKMELGTKRTKKPPKSLENFICRPIIRVSQKAGPETGDGTRAKSKGSSQTHQLSKNKCHKAPKTCSSTSTNQTQSAQSPSSVTLDSDFPNIVAAKKDLPKQTKEKTDLKSELTLEEPLKAQPQSLSKQSILHRMTPNTPPKQTTSHTNASISPTPSQQYCSTQEGIKVLNESLIQQTKSLSNCSQGSPSETKEKPCKRNLVLPKKTCKLKKKVSKHTDSNSEINLNVNANKKEDENCVVNSGHLQTSDTSNSRASKHNNSQKVCIQWQTHHVNDQPEYLPSVQEDGSSSPCKCTTNNLSETSNGIIGQNEMPDLSRTLEMTGKSCQAFPDLEQQKDTRLEESLEDEHGKRIKDCPNQEDMKLHCLSGSSKITQIPFHPANSSTNGSASHKKKDKKSSQKQKFRNLHSSKMSNITNGNNHGPTELQDNSQNDTPNTLFPVQCEQKILGQLPKSNQSKDLPSSEASPKNLQARKRGRPKVNKLEVPSQGSNLSLSVTKYSDNKGPDPEPVKQPGSLRARKRGRPKRSFSTQPVSTLKKQVTGDQHATSEDKMRDSQQKSHRSNRVIMKTIIRKINKMKMKRRDQVLTQILLGQKQRDSIDLPQERSGVESCSPASPATHSLSSLVTSFGGKLGPQINVSKRGTIYMGKRRGRKPKCEKDFNQILSPNYHQMSADTANSYTMNQLLESQNNPSSLKKSTSSCPGRSSLLNTQKAKATSFIQLSELQKVRSETVFSSNIGVGVNDSSTLDRRDRETNGRLAASSGFSSTLATGPVFTMSGLQGNNSLKGKSKALSSFSSEHVSSTHLSVGSGRTQDSNGTHIAKPPISFTSQDAHKFKCHRRGHHCLSHDKLRRHKCKKKYMQLRAKRQDPDLLAEVEDLVVRLKEIHIVHHITRKRTENDGSTVGRKGVKSKTQTHDPQCLQDKVHPPTMFQINLSGYYSPHSTLSCDPLHYVRMANMRKKHSCSSEPNEHIVTHFPVVHKLGYPVSGGGFFHPSYKVPFTTTSLGFGLYRGYPSATPLYPSSFPSSYMHHYPKNPIISPSKFHKKKAKIPKQDSTGHWGRKSFGTSYPRMTPNVCDCFSRQCWQREKAREGRDEHGRKKVREQDIEWVLRHNKLPKDSKNARDCPSSFAVFSKLPNKDKSFPSNLRQRAEVRWSEHQPPWRCLGGFESELGNRSLNKELNSNDLEDTLEEPESDEEIATPQQSSRTHSFLKQPKLFSQRKIRKGNGFASASVMIRDQDGKFVQDFSSLLDKRAGYVQASSLHFLGKHQCSSSRDPENFQRNPKGHKARSRPLILEESGQTSDQTLTHFMQEHAQPLYKQHRNPGSTRAKLTQHFKSSQAKNHGSEAKKRGPGRPRKNPPLSPHNTVSSPPCLFPVPQSQPSFPEKSESAGNEGSDRQQNNTALNVTEALIHGEQRKRGHKRKNSEKDDGQNAMNEEKDCPLIFHSSSALIPPSPEIETPENTDSEDSQSEKTSAYPANKKYLWAGLYSDDFKTEDVQEPQQLSLECVDYVDYDPEEHEHGLLPPPLHVGKYLRLKRIDFQLPYDIHWLCAHNKLFEKPDNSPPAKSCSSPCKDPNENIDDGTHTRPIDSNNLTDVEQEKEEEDQQLFQQQEGSQDNENFPSPLSTDERSFVMKHGVFLVRNYEKMRARQAVLLQRERLRDQEKEDEEEEEEREEKRSVQNEDAGSGEESNIQTDRCVIEASSEECPEEVEQTGDQSRKLSHNLQQIWDSVVSCKGPSGQTLTAPLLNLCSRKRSDSALLDLTVVKKQLSSGHYTSLDAFHMDMLRVFHCAEKYYGCESSVGRDVSQLRILYHKVHQEALAHIGSFL, encoded by the exons ATGGATGGGAAAAGGAAATGTGATTTACCTACACCGACACAAGAGAAAGAAGGGGAGAatgagaagaaaacaaaaaaaaggaagagcAAAGCAGAAGAAGTGAACACCTCCTCTAAAGAACCCGAATGCCAAAATCAAGATCTGAAAGAAGAAGACAATACAGAATCTAATTTGAAAATCAAGATGGAACTTGGAACTAAACGAACAAAGAAGCCTCCCAAAAGCCTTGAGAACTTTATTTGTCGTCCAATTATACGAGTGTCTCAGAAAGCTGGACCTGAAACAGGGGATGGAACAAGGGCTAAAAGCAAAGGCTCTTCACAGACACATCAACTTTCCAAGAACAAATGCCACAAGGCACCAAAAACATGCTCATCTACAAGTACAAATCAAACACAATCAGCACAATCTCCTTCATCTGTTACGTTGGATTCAGATTTCCCAAATATCGTGGCAGCTAAGAAG GATCTTCCAAAACAAACTAAAGAGAAGACAGATTTAAAATCAGAGTTAACACTAGAGGAACCTCTCAAAGCTCAGCCACAATCATTGAGCAAACAGTCCATTCTTCACAGGATGACTCCAAATACTCCTCCTAAGCAGACAACCTCCCACACAAATGcttctatatctcctacaccatcACAACAATACTGCAGTACACAAGAGGGCATCAAAGTTCTTAATGAGAGCCTTATACAGCAAACTAAGTCCCTTTCAAACTGCAGCCAAGGAAGTCCAAGTGAAACCAAGGAGAAACCCTGTAAAAGAAACTTAGTGCTCCCTAAAAAAACAtgcaagcttaaaaaaaaagtttcaaaacACACTGACAGTAATtcagaaattaatttaaatgtaaatgcaaataaaaaagaagatgAAAATTGTGTGGTCAATTCAGGACACCTCCAGACCAGTGATACAAGTAATTCCAGGGCAAGTAAACATAACAATAGCCAAAAGGTTTGCATACAATGGCAAACTCATCATGTAAATGACCAGCCTGAATATCTCCCGTCTGTCCAGGAAGATGGTTCCTCATCCCCATGTAAGTGTACTACCAACAACTTGTCAGAAACTAGCAATGGGATTATAGGACAGAACGAAATGCCGGACCTAAGTCGGACTTTGGAAATGACCGGGAAGTCATGCCAAGCATTTCCTGATCTTGAGCAACAGAAGGATACACGCTTGGAAGAATCACTTGAAGATGAACATGGAAAGAGAATCAAGGATTGTCCAAACCAAGAGGATATGAAATTGCATTGTTTATCAGGTTCATCAAAAATCACCCAAATACCTTTTCATCCAGCAAATTCCTCAACAAATGGGTCTGCTTCACATAAAAAGAAGGAcaaaaaatcctcacagaaacaaAAGTTTAGGAATCTTCACAGTAGCAAAATGTCCAACATAACTAATGGGAATAACCATGGTCCAACAGAACTGCAGGATAACTCACAGAATGATACTCCAAATACACTCTTCCCTGTTCAATGTGAGCAAAAAATACTGGGACAGCTTCCCAAATCAAATCAATCCAAAGATTTACCTTCCTCAGAAGCATCCCCTAAAAACCTCCAGGCTAGAAAAAGGGGTCGCCCTAAAGTAAACAAGCTGGAAGTACCTTCACAGGGAAGCAATTTGTCACTGTCAGTGACAAAATATTCTGATAATAAAGGACCAGATCCAGAACCGGTCAAACAACCAGGGTCTCTTAGGGCTAGAAAACGAGGACGCCCCAAAAGGTCTTTTTCAACTCAGCCAGTGTCAACCTTAAAGAAACAAGTCACAGGAGACCAGCATGCAACATCTGAAGACAAGATGAGAGACTCTCAACAAAAGAGCCACAGAAGCAATAGGGTCATTATGAAAACGATCATTCGAAAGATAAATAAGATGAAAATGAAGAGGAGAGATCAAGTGCTCACACAAATCCTTCTGGGACAGAAGCAGCGTGATAGTATAGACCTTCCACAGGAAAGAAGTGGAGTAGAGTCGTGCAGTCCAGCCTCTCCAGCTACACATTCTTTGTCCTCCCTAGTAACATCTTTTGGAGGCAAGCTCGGTCCTCAGATTAATGTCAGCAAAAGAGGCACCATTTACATGGGAAAGAGGAGAGGTCGCAAACCAAAATGTGAAAAAGACTTCAACCAAATTCTCTCCCCAAATTATCACCAAATGTCGGCAGATACTGCTAATTCATACACTATGAACCAATTGTTAGAGTCCCAAAATAATCCCAGCAGCCTCAAAAAAAGTACTTCTTCATGCCCTGGCAGGAGTTCCCTGCTGAATACCCAGAAAGCCAAAGCAACCTCCTTTATACAGCTCAGTGAACTACAAAAGGTTCGCTCAGAAACAGTGTTCTCGTCCAACATTGGTGTGGGAGTTAATGATAGCAGCACATTAGACAGAAGAGACAGGGAAACAAATGGCAGGTTGGCGGCAAGCTCTGGATTTTCCTCAACATTGGCGACAGGTCCAGTATTCACAATGTCTGGCCTTCAAGGGAATAATTCCCTTAAAGGAAAATCAAAAgctctttcttccttttcttcaGAGCATGTCTCGTCTACTCATTTGTCTGTAGGCTCTGGTCGGACCCAAGATTCCAATGGGACACATATTGCCAAACCCCCAATTTCATTCACAAGCCAAGATGCACACAAGTTTAAGTGCCATAGAAGAGGGCATCACTGCCTAAGTCATGACAAGCTTAGGAGGCATAAATGCAAGAAGAAGTACATGCAACTCAGGGCCAAAAGGCAAGACCCAGACCTTCTTGCCGAGGTTGAAGATCTAGTTGTCAGGCTTAAGGAGATCCATATTGTGCACCACATCACTCGAAAAAGGACTGAAAATGATGGTAGCACTGTTGGAAGAAAAGGAGTGAAGAGCAAAACCCAAACTCATGATCCCCAGTGCCTACAAGATAAAGTGCATCCTCCAACCATGTTTCAAATTAACTTAAGTGGATATTACTCACCCCACTCTACCTTATCCTGTGACCCTCTTCAttatgttagaatggcaaatatgaggaagaagcaTAGCTGCTCTTCTGAGCCAAATGAACATATTGTTACACACTTCCCTGTCGTGCACAAGCTTGGGTACCCAGTCTCAGGTGGTGGGTTTTTCCACCCATCTTACAAAGTACCATTCACGACCACCTCACTTGGTTTTGGACTTTATCGAGGATACCCATCTGCTACACCATTATATCCATCCTCCTTTCCATCATCATATATGCATCACTACCCTAAAAATCCCATTATAAGCCCATCTAAGTTCCACAAGAAGAAAGCCAAGATCCCAAAACAAGACTCTACAGGACACTGGGGAAGAAAATCATTCGGGACGTCGTACCCCAGGATGACCCCTAACGtttgtgactgtttcagtaGACAATGTTGGCAACGGGAGAAGGCCAGAGAAGGAAGGGATGAACATGGCAGAAAGAAAGTAAGAGAGCAGGATATTGAGTGGGTTCTTCGGCATAATAAACTTCCAAAGGACAGTAAAAATGCAAGGGACTGTCCTTCATCATTTGCTGTGTTCTCAAAGCTACCGAACAAAGACAAGAGCTTTCCATCAAATCTAAGACAGAGGGCAGAAGTAAGATGGTCGGAGCATCAGCCACCTTGGCGATGTTTAGGGGGTTTTGAATCAGAGCTTGGCAACAGAAGCTTAAACAAAGAATTAAATTCAAATGACCTTGAGGACACTCTGGAAGAGCCTGAGAGTGATGAGGAGATTGCAACACCTCAGCAATCAAGTAGGACACATTCTTTTCTGAAGCAGCCTAAACTTTTCAGTCAGAGAAAGATCAGAAAGGGTAATGGATTCGCCAGTGCCTCAGTGATGATAAGGGATCAAGATGGGAAATTCGTACAGGATTTTTCTTCTTTACTAGACAAGAGAGCAG GTTACGTACAGGCTTCCAGTCTACACTTCCTTGGAAAGCATCAGTGCAGTAGTTCCAGAGACCCAGAGAACTTTCAGAGGAACCCGAAGGGACATAAAGCCAGGAGCAGGCCTTTAATCCTGGAAGAAAGTGGCCAAACCTCTGACCAAACCTTGACACATTTTATGCAAGAACATGCACAGCCTCTTTATAAACAGCACAGAAATCCTGGGTCTACAAGAGCAAAGCTAACTCAGCATTTCAAATCCTCCCAAGCGAAGAATCATGGCAGCGAGGCAAAGAAAAGAGGACCAGGACGACCAAGGAAAAACCCTCCTCTCTCCCCTCACAACACG gtGTCCTCTCCTCCATGTTTGTTCCCTGTACCTCAGTCCCAGCCTTCATTCCCTGAAAAGTCAGAGAGTGCAGGAAACGAAGGGAGTGATAGACAACAGAACAACACAGCGTTAAACGTGACAGAGGCATTGATTCATGGAGAGCAGAGAAAGCGAGGACATAAAAGAAAGAATTCTGAAAAAGATGATGGTCAGAATGCAATGAATGAGGAGAAAGATTGTCCCTTAATTTTCCATTCTTCCTCCGCTCTCATTCCTCCATCACCTGAGATCGAAACCCCTGAGAACACAGACTCCGAGGACAGCCAATCCGAGAAGACCTCCGCCTATCCTGCCAATAAGAAGTACTTGTGGGCAGGGCTTTACTCTGATGATTTTAAAACAGAAGA tgttCAAGAGCCACAGCAGCTTAGCCTTGAGTGTGTAGATTATGTAGATTATGATCCAGAGGAACATGAGCATGGTCTTTTGCCTCCTCCTTTACACGTGG GAAAGTACCTGAGATTAAAGCGGATTGACTTTCAGTTACCATACGACATCCACTGGCTCTGTGCACACAACAAG CTGTTTGAAAAGCCTGACAATTCACCACCTGCAAAATCATGTA GTAGTCCCTGTAAAGACCCAAATGAGAACATTGATGATGGCACACACACCAG GCCCATAGACAGTAATAACTTGACAGATGTGGAACAGGAGAAGGAGGAAGAAGACCAACAGCTCTTCCAGCAACAG gAGGGAAGCCAAGACAATGAGAATTTCCCCTCGCCGTTATCTACAGATGAGAG GAGTTTTGTGATGAAACATGGTGTTTTCCTGGTGCGTAATTACGAGAAGATGAGGGCAAGACAGGCTGTGCTGCTGCAGAGGGAGAGATTGAGGGATCAAGAGAAAgaagacgaggaggaggaggaggagagggaggagaaaagGAGTGTACAGAACGAGGATGCTGGAAGTGGAGAAGAATCTAACATTCAGACAg ACAGGTGTGTGATTGAGGCGAGTTCTGAAGAATGTCCAGAAGAAGTGGAGCAAACAGGAGATCAGAGCAGAAAACTGTCTCACAATCTGCAGCAAATCTGGGACAGTGTTGTTAGCTGCAAAG GACCATCTGGCCAAACACTTACAGCTCCTCTGCTGAACCTGTGCTCCAGAAAAAG GTCAGATTCTGCACTTCTGGACCTGACTGTGGTTAAGAAACAATTGAGTTCAGGACACTACACGAGTTTGGATGCTTTCCACATGGACATGCTCCGAGTATTCCACTGCGCTGAG aAGTACTACGGCTGTGAATCCTCAGTGGGTCGTGATGTGAGTCAGCTGAGAATTTTATATCACAAAGTTCATCAAGAAGCTTTGGCTCACATTGGCAGCTTTTTATGA